A DNA window from Castanea sativa cultivar Marrone di Chiusa Pesio chromosome 7, ASM4071231v1 contains the following coding sequences:
- the LOC142644620 gene encoding F-box/kelch-repeat protein At3g23880-like gives MKTTTTMRELLPDDVVEDILGHLPVKSLTRFRCVSKSCESIITDHTFVTKHLKLNLNQFESLMSTNTNSGYLLYTTKDKNSSPSSKQLCTVVCNNDRTLSQVSRFEMPSFFDKCDIVGFCNGLFCLADYDLSHIIYLWNPSIRMFKKLLATIFTDKYAKSVIGLAYNSQNNDFKILRLVSFLGGQEVEAEIYSLSTDSWRKVVISMESLRGYEPKFGTIADTDPTCIFLNGALHTVAITSRHHFILSFDANDESFREIMLPPNHLDGVPVNFAELAVFKGCLAVFVFVHGRRDILCHIWVMEEYGVAESWTRKYLVARNWVSGGYFFGCTDNGELLIKNSTGPVSIDPESQNQNILAIEDADWMGFTANSMESLILLDGGK, from the coding sequence ATGAAGACTACAACAACAATGCGTGAGCTTCTTCCAGACGACGTCGTGGAAGACATCCTGGGTCATCTACCAGTGAAATCCTTAACCCGATTCAGGTGCGTTTCGAAATCTTGTGAATCCATCATCACTGACCACACTttcgttaccaaacacttgaagcTCAACCTTAACCAATTTGAGTCATTAATGTCCACAAACACTAACAGTGGGTATTTGCTATACACTACAAAGGATAAGAATAGTTCACCATCTTCCAAGCAATTGTGTACGGTTGTTTGCAACAACGACCGCACATTGTCCCAGGTTTCTAGGTTTGAAATGCCCTCTTTTTTTGACAAATGCGACATAGTTGGTTTCTGTAATGGCTTGTTCTGCCTAGCTGACTATGATCTTAGTCACATTATATATCTGTGGAACCCAAGTATTAGAATGTTTAAGAAGCTTCTAGCTACTATCTTTACTGACAAGTACGCCAAATCCGTTATTGGACTTGCTTATAATTCTCAAAACAATGACTTCAAGATTCTTAGACTTGTGTCTTTTTTGGGGGGACAAGAGGTTGAAGCCGAGATTTACAGCTTGAGTACAGATTCGTGGAGAAAGGTAGTAATATCGATGGAGTCCTTAAGAGGGTATGAACCCAAGTTTGGTACTATTGCTGATACTGACCCAACCTGTATATTTTTGAATGGAGCTTTGCACACAGTAGCAATTACTAGTCGCCACCATTTCATTCTGTCCTTTGACGCCAATGACGAGAGCTTCCGAGAGATAATGTTGCCTCCTAATCACTTGGATGGAGTGCCTGTAAATTTTGCTGAACTTGCAGTGTTCAAGGGATGCCTGGCTGTTTTCGTTTTCGTTCATGGTCGCCGGGATATCTTATGCCACATATGGGTTATGGAGGAGTATGGTGTGGCCGAATCTTGGACTAGAAAATATTTGGTAGCAAGGAATTGGGTTTCGGGTGGTTATTTCTTTGGCTGCACTGATAACGGTGAACTTCTAATTAAGAATTCCACTGGGCCGGTTTCAATTGACCCTGAGAGTCAAAATCAGAACATTCTTGCAATTGAAGATGCTGATTGGATGGGTTTCACAGCTAATTCAATGGAGAGCCTGATTTTACTTGATGGGGGAAAGTAA